One window of the Sander lucioperca isolate FBNREF2018 chromosome 5, SLUC_FBN_1.2, whole genome shotgun sequence genome contains the following:
- the LOC116048377 gene encoding claudin-8-like translates to MASYTAYSGYGKAPLSYAGSYYDEKQAKTYADYQESVYEEQKKIEKKERQDAICCEVIALIIGFIGLIGVAAVTGLPMWKVTAFIQENIIVMETRWEGLWMNCYRQANIRMQCKVYDSLLYLPPDLQAARGLMCSSVAVATIALIVSAVGMKCTKVVDHRARTKHIVLVAGGCLFLLACVTTIIPVSWTANVIIRDFYNPLLIDAQRRELGEALYIGWVTSALLFTAGVILLCRHAPRTQDPEERVVYNPNGNIYQPGYTYQPQAYTYQPAYSYQPAYSAPPPGSVAYTPTQY, encoded by the coding sequence ATGGCCTCTTACACTGCTTACAGTGGCTACGGCAAAGCCCCTCTATCTTACGCAGGCTCTTACTACGATGAGAAGCAGGCCAAGACATATGCAGACTATCAAGAATCTGTATATGAGGAACAAAAGAAAATTGAGAAGAAGGAACGTCAGGATGCCATCTGTTGTGAGGTTATAGCCCTCATCATCGGTTTCATTGGACTAATCGGAGTGGCAGCCGTGACCGGCCTGCCGATGTGGAAGGTAACGGCCTTCATCCAGGAAAACATCATTGTCATGGAGACCCGCTGGGAGGGTTTGTGGATGAACTGCTACAGACAAGCCAACATCAGGATGCAGTGCAAGGTGTACGATTCCCTGCTGTACCTGCCCCCAGACCTCCAAGCCGCTAGGGGTCTGATGTGCAGCTCCGTGGCCGTGGCCACCATCGCCCTCATCGTTTCAGCAGTCGGGATGAAGTgtaccaaagtggtggaccatcGGGCTCGCACCAAGCATATTGTTCTTGTGGCTGGAGGCTGTCTGTTCCTTTTGGCCTGTGTCACTACCATAATTCCTGTATCCTGGACAGCCAATGTCATCATCAGGGATTTCTACAACCCTCTGCTGATCGATGCCCAGCGCAGGGAGCTTGGGGAGGCTCTTTACATCGGCTGGGTGACCTCAGCTTTGCTTTTCACTGCCGGAGTGATCCTGCTGTGCCGTCACGCTCCCCGAACCCAGGACCCAGAAGAGAGGGTTGTGTACAATCCCAACGGAAATATCTACCAACCTGGATACACATACCAGCCCCAGGCATACACGTACCAGCCAGCTTACAGCTACCAGCCTGCCTACTCAGCACCCCCGCCAGGATCTGTAGCATACACACCAACTCAGTACTAG